In a single window of the Pseudopipra pipra isolate bDixPip1 chromosome Z, bDixPip1.hap1, whole genome shotgun sequence genome:
- the LOC135407798 gene encoding uncharacterized protein LOC135407798 — protein sequence MEHLSYEDRLRELGLFSLGKRRLQEDIIAACQYLKTAYKKDGDKPFSRTCDRTREPAKNPLEITECCKIFPFNSTFPPSLYGRINKHCSAQAGGAVRPRGSPAGGAGGRAGGAVSLTGSRRSPRSPHKPAAAACGFRVPRGSAAPGIPQSPRPAARGPAVLSPLPIRGRSAAAFVRGGGSRASRAAADPSSCCRADALAAAAVPPAACAASLNEVSEVLCYDLLAIVRCPTVQGCEVLTNSDGSTGIVAEKQEETFCRKEQTLPQWKKKGTEAN from the exons atggagcatctctcctatgaagacagactgagagagctggggttgttcagcctagggaagagaaggcttcaggaaGACATCATTGCAGCCTGTCAGTACTTGAAAAcggcctacaagaaagatggggacaaaccTTTTAGCAGGActtgtgataggacaaggg AACCTGCCAAAAATCCCTTGGAGATCACAGAGTGCTGCAAAATCTTCCCGTTCAATAGCActttcccaccctccctgtACGGGAGGATAAACAAGCACTGCTcggcacaggctgggggagcGGTGAGGCCTCGAGGGTCTCctgccggcggggcggggggcagAGCGGGGGGGGCAGTGTCCCTCACCGGCAGTCGCCGCAGTCCCCGCAGTCCCCACAAGCCCGCAGCAGCAGCCTGCGGCTTCCGCGTACCCCGCGGCTCCGCAGCCCCTGGAATCCCGCAAtccccccgccccgcagcccGAGGCCCCGCGGtgctctccccactccccaTTAGAGGGCGCTCCGCCGCCGCCTTTGTGCGGGGCGGTGGCTCCAGGGCGTCCCGGGCAGCCGCCGATCCCAGCTCTTGCTGCCGTGCGGACGCCCTGGCCGCAGCAGCAGTGCCACCCGCGGCCTGTGCCGCTTCGCTTAACGAGGTCAGCGAAGTTCTCTGTTACGACTTGTTAG CTATTGTCAGATGCCCAACTGTACAAGGATGTGAGGTTCTAACTAATTCAGATGGCAGTACTGGAATTGTTGCGGAGAAACAAGAAGAGACTTTCTGCAGG AAAGAACAAACATTGCCTCagtggaagaaaaagggaacagaagcaaactga